From Faecalicatena sp. Marseille-Q4148:
CTTTTGTTATATAGAAAATGCGGTGCGTTGCAAGTGATTTGATGATATGATACAATAAAGGCGCAATGCAAAGCGGTAAAGGATGGAAGGTAACGATGATCAGAACATGGCTGGCAGATGTATCTGTGCTGAAATCAGAGATAAAATATCAGGAATGTTATCAAGAACTGCCGCCGGAGCGAAAGAAAAAGGCGGACAGACTTGCCAGAGAACAGGGGCGCTGGCAGAGTGTTGGAGCAGGGGTTCTCTTGGAACGTATGCGCAGACGATATGATCCGACAGGAAAGGCGCTGTATAATCTGTCCCATTCGGGAGCGTATGCAATCTGTTCTATGGAAGATGATGAGAGACGAGCAACGAAATTGGGCTGTGACATTGAGGTTGTAAAGGAATATCGAAGAAAAGTAGCAGCACGTTTCTATACAGAAACAGAATTTCATCTGATTGAAAACTGTGCAGGGGAAGAAGAGAAGAGAGAGTTGTTTTATCGGTTCTGGGTGTTGAAAGAGAGTTTTATGAAAGCAACAAGACTTGGGACAGCGCTTTCTCCAAGTGAGTTTGAGATTGGCCTTGAGGAAACAGGGGCAAGGCTGCTTGGTCGTCCGGATGAATTTCCGGAACCATTTTTTTATCGGGAATATGAGGTAGAGGGAGTTGAAGCGAAGATTGCGGTGTGTGCAGATGCAGATGATTTTGCGCCGGAACTTCATATAGAGATATTGTAGACAAAAGAAAGCGGGAAAATATGGAAAAACAAAAAATAAAGTTAGGAGTACTTGGAAAACGTGTGCATCGTGCTTACAAACGTATGCGGCCTGCACAGAGACGGAAAATGATACTGAATACTGCAATTGTCATTGCAGGAATTGCGGCAGGAATACTGTCCGGCTATTTGTTAGGAGAAGGACTTGCAGAACGAAAGGCGGATGCTGATATCAAAGCAGCAGAGAAGAAGCTTTACCGAATTCAGGAACAGCTTCAGGAAGTGAATCAGCAGTTGGAAGAAAGCGGTGCGGTAGAAGATGCAGCGCTTGCAGAGCGCATGAAAGAGTTCGAGGATGGAATTCCGTGGAATATGACGCTTGTGAATGCGGAGAATCCGATGCAGGAAGGATATGTGCCGGAGCTTGCAGAGGTGGAGAATGGTTATAGCGTTGATGCGAGGATTGCAGAGGATCTGAATGCCATGCTTGCGGCGGCAAGAGCAGACGGATGTCAGCCTCAGATCTGTTCAGCCTATCGGTCTGTGGAAAAGCAGATTCAGGTTTTTAATGATACAGTCAATAGTTGGATAAGTCAGGGCAGCAGTTTCTGGGATGCTTACCAGAGGACGACACAGGAGGTAGCGCTTCCGGGTACGAGTGAACATGGGATTGGACTTGCAGTTGACATTGTTTCAAACCAGTATGCGGAGCTTGATGCAAAGCAGGCAGAGACTATGGAAGCACAGTGGCTTCAGGAACACTGTTATGAATATGGGTTCATTTTGCGATATCCACCGGAGAAACAATCTCTGACAGGCATTATCTATGAACCGTGGCATTATCGATATGTGGGGAGAGAGATGGCGCAGAAGATAAAAGAATCAGGTCTTACATTGGAGGAATATTTAGGAAAAACCTATTAGAGATTCTGCGGAAAATATTGTCAGATCCGGAAGAAATCGGTCAGGAATTTGACAGCGATTGCGTTGACGAATGATATTGTATTTGCTAAAATAATAGAAGAAAATAATCGGTTTATGTAGAAATAATTACGTTTCGGATAATGGATATATGATAGTACGGAGGAGGAAGAAACATGTTGGATTTGACATTTGGTGAACAGGTAAAGATTGTTTTGAGCCGTAAGGGAATGACGATTAAAGAATTGGCAGAGACGATAGAAGAACGTACCGGGAAGAAGATGTCGAGACAGAACCTGACACAGCGGCTTGGAAGAGATAACTTCCAGGAGCAGGATATGCGTATGATTGCTGAGATTTTGGAGTGTCCGTTTCATTTGAGTATTCTGGATGATGATGACGCAGAGAGGGCAGCGCAGGAGGCAGAGCATGCAGTTGAGGCAACACATCCGGAAGAGAAGAAGCATCCGGAAGGACCTGTGCAGAGATTCATTGTGGCAGGAGCAAATCACCATGAGGAACTAATCTACAGTCCGGTCAGGGATGTGACAATCGGCGAGCTTGCGGATTTTGGCGAGGCGGTGAAAGAACAGGAAGAACAGGATGAACTGGAAGAGGCAGAAGCTGAGAATCTGGAAGAAACAGAAGAAAACTTTGCAGAAGAATCTGCAGAGCAGATGGAAAGCGAAGATGTTCAGGAAGAAGTTTTGGAAGAATCTGTATCTGAAGAAGAGGAAGAAGCGTCTGTAGAAGATAGTGACACAGAAGAAGTAACATCTGAAGGGGAAGAAGCTTTAGAGGAAATCACACAAGAAGCAGATACAGCAGCGCAGGAAGACGTGACGGAAGATAAGGCGGAGGCAGATGAGACAGAGCATAAGGTAAGTGAGGAAGAATCTTATGCAAAGAAAAAGGCTGTAACGAATGTCTTTAAGGAATATATTAAGAAGCCGCTGCTGCGTGGATATAATAAAGCACATACAGAAGAGCGTGAAGAAGAACAGGTGTCAGATGTTCAGGAAGAAGCGCAGATTCCGGCACAAGAAGCAGTAGAAGAAAGAAAACCGGAACCAAAAGAAGAAGTAAAAGGCGAGATTAATCCTTATACAGGAAGAGAGTATGAGACGAACAGTGTTCGTATGCATCCAAAGAGAATCGGTTATGTACAAGTGTATGACCGTGCAGATCATAAATGGACAGATATGACAGAATGGGCATTTCTTGGCTATCAGGAACGCAAGAAAGCAATGCTTGGAAAGGATTATGAGCCGCCGATCTATTTGGATTAATCCGGAGTATTTACAAGAAGCGATAAAGGATGTCTCAAATGAAGGTTTGAGACATCCTTTCTTAACATAGAGGATTTGTATAAAAGTCAATGGGAGGAACTGTATGGAATGGAAAAGGTTACTGTCAGAAAAACGATGCCGGGAGACTGCCGGACAGAGAAATCATTCTGATCTTCGGAGCGAATTTGAGAAAGATTACCACAGGATTATCGGGAGTGCGTCCTTTAGACGGCTTCAGGATAAGACGCAGGTGTTTCCGCTGGATAAAAGCGATTTTATAAGGACGCGCCTGACACATTCGTTAGAAGTATCTTCTCTTGCCAAATCATTGGGGCAGAATATCGGTGAATATATATTAAGTCAAAAATGTGATGAAACATTTACGGCGCAGATGAAAGAAGACCTGTGTAATATTGTGCAGTGCGCCGGCCTGATCCATGATATAGGCAATCCTCCGTTTGGACATTTTGGAGAAATAACGATCCGAGAATGGTTTGAAGAGCATTTGCCGCAGATGACATTCTATGGGCGACCAATCACAGAGGTACTGACAGAGCAGATGCAGCAGGATTTTTATCACTTTGAAGGGAATGCACAGGCACTGAGGCTTGTGAGTAAGCTTCATTTTCTTGTCGATGAATATGGAATGAATCTGACATATGGGCTTTTGAATACGATTATTAAATATCCGGTATCATCATTAGAGGTTAATCCGCTTTCGGATCATCTGAAAGATAAGAAAATAGGATATTATTATGCAGAGAAAGAGCTGTTTGAGGAGATTACAAAGGAAACCGGAGCCGGGAAGTGCAGGCATCCACTTACCTATATTTTAGAAGCGGCAGATGATCTGGCATATAAGACAGCTGATATTGAAGATGCATTTGTAAAAGGTTTTGTTTCTTATGAAATATTGAAACAGGAGTTGGGGAACATGCAGATGCAGACCGGATTTGATGCGTTAGGGACATTAGAGCGGCTTTACCGCAGAGCAGAAGAAAAGAACTTGCAAGATCCGGCAGAGTATGCGGTCAAAAACTGGCTTGTACGGGCACAGTCTTATCTGATACAGTGTGCTACGGAAGGCTTTACACAAAATTATAATAAGATTATGGCCGGAGAGAAAAAGACAGATCTCTTTGAAGGAACAGCCGGAGAAGAACTTATGGAACTTCTTGGAAATCTGGCATATAAAAAAGTGTTCGACACGAATACAATCTATAGAATGGAAGTGACAGAATCGGTGATAGTACATTTTCTGATGGATAAGTTTGTGGGAGCGATTATTTATTATGATACTGACTGGAAATTAAACTCTATTGAGAAGCGGCTTGTATCTTTTATTTCTGAGAATTACAGAAATGCTTATCATTGTCATGCAAAGGGCAAGTCAGAGGAAGAGAGGCTGTATCTTAGACTGCTTCTTGTGACGGATTATATTTGTGGAATGACGGATAGTTATGCGAAACGTCTGTATCAGGAGATGAATGCAATGGTCTCTTAGTTCTTTTTCCTTATTTCCCGGAATAAACTAATAAAAAGAAATGATGGGAAGGTAAGGAGTATGGAAAGTTTTATTCGATATCTTTATGAATATAAGGACGAGCAAAGGGTTCGGAATGTTGGATTTGTAAAGGTGGATCAGGGAGAAGAAGGAGGAACGCTGCAAATACATGGGAGAGGAACATTTCTGAATAATGCAGATATCAGAGTGTATCTTGTTTATATGGAAGGAAAGAGATGCCGCGGGATTTTGATGGGACAGTTGGAACATGTGCAGTCAATCTTGAGCTGCCGTCTTGTCTATGACAGGGAAGAAATTGAGCCATATGCAGATTTGGAAGAGCTGAGAGGAATCATGCTTGAGACAAACGGACAGGGTACATATGCTGCGGTGTGGGATGAGGGTGTACTTCCGTTAGATCAGATGGAGCCTGCAGTTCCGAGAGAGGAGCGTCCCAGTATGGGAAAAGATATGGCTTCGGAGGAATCGGTGGAAGCAGAGGTGTCGGAAATATTAGAGGCCTGTGCCGAAGAAGGAGTTATAGAGAAAGAACCGGGAATGGATGCCGAAGAGGAAGAAAAAGAAGAGCCGGGAACTGGCGCCGAAGAGGAAGAAAAAGAAGAGCCGGGAACTGGTGTCGAAGAGGAAGAAAAAGAAGAGCCGGAAGCCGTTGCAGAAGAGCAGTCGGAAGAAAGCAATGAGAACAGACAGGAGCAGAGATATTGTAAAATTATGCGAGAGGATATGAAAAAACTGCCTCAAAAGAACTGGTATCTTGCGAATAATAGTTTTTTGCTTCATGGTTATTATAATTATCGACATCTTTTGCTGATTACAGATGAGGGAAAACGGTATCTTGGCGTGCCGGGCATCTACCATCGAAGAGAAGAGGCAGCGGCTCGTTCGTTCGGGTTTTCAAAGTTTTGCCGCATTCCGGAGGATAGTATTATACTGTCGCCGCAGGAATGTGACAGAGAAAATGATTTTGGATATTGGTGCAGGGAACTGGAAGGGGAATAGATGATGAAGAAACTTACAGATGATGAACGATTTATGAAAGAAGCAATACGTCAGGCAAGAAAAGCTTATGCCATTGGAGAAGTGCCGATTGGCTGCGTAATCGTATATGAAGGCAGAGTGATTGCGAGAGGATATAACCGCAGAACGATTGATAAGAATACACTGGCACACGCAGAACTGCTTGCAATACGCAAAGCAAGCCGAAAGCTGGATGATTGGAGACTGGAAGGCTGTACAATGTATGTGACGTTGGAGCCATGTCAGATGTGTTCCGGAGCGATTATTCAGGCGCGGATTCCGAAAGTAGTAGTTGGATGCATGAATCCGAAAGCGGGATGTGCAGGTTCTATTTTGAATCTTCTTGACGTACCTCAGTTTAATCATCAGGCAGAGCTTGTGACAGGGGTGTTGGAAGAGGAATGCAGTCAGATGATGAAAGATTTTTTTAAAGAGCTGCGGGAAAAGAAAAAAGCGGCGAAAAATGAAGAGAAAAAATGTGAGAAAATTGAGAAAAATGATTGATATATCTACAGAAATACGATATACTAATAGAACGTGCAGCCGGGGTGTTAGCGGTACCTTGTACCTACAATCCGCTATAGTGGGGGTGATGTTACACGGAGGGCTTTCTTTTGCGAAGCTGCCTCTGGTAAGTGGCGTTGATGTCTGGGTCTCACGCGGCGAGACTCTGTGAACCGTGTCAGGTCGGGAACGAAGCAGCACTAAGCAGATGCTTTCGGGTGTTGTGAGGGTGCCTGGGCTGAGTTTACTGCCAGAGTAACGTTCGGGGGAGACTGTTCGAAGTGTAACGCACGTAAAGAGAAAAGAGTTTTGAATCGGCATCCGGTATGGGTGCTTTTTTTCTATATAGAAAATACTTCGGGAGGAGATATGATATGAAGATAGTGTTAGCAGCAGTGAATGCCAAATATATACATTCCAATCTTGCTGTGTACAGTCTGAAAGCATATGCGAAGACATTTGCATCAGAAATAGAGATTGCGGAATATACGATCAACCAGCAGACAGACGATATCCTAATGGATCTTTATAAGCGACAGCCGGATATGCTGTGTTTTTCCTGTTATATATGGAATCTGCGGTATGTAGAAGAACTTATAAAAGAAATTCACAAAATTTTGCCGGAGACGATTCTGTGGGCAGGCGGTCCGGAAGTGTCTTATGACAGCCGGAACGTATTGGAACGACTGCCGGAGCTGACGGGCGTTATGAAAGGTGAGGGAGAAAAAACATTTCTTGAATTGCTGAACTGCTATCACTGCAAGGAAAAAACACAGGATGATCTGGGAGATATTACCGGAATCACATTTCGCCGGACAGACGGTGTGATCGTAGAGAATGAATGGCGGGAGATCATGGATCTGAGTGAAGTGCCTTTTGTATATGAAGATATGACATTATTTGAAAATAAGATTATCTATTATGAATCGAGCCGGGGCTGTCCGTTTCGGTGCAGCTACTGTCTGTCTTCTGTAGATAAATGTCTTCGTTTCCGGAATCTGGATCTTGTTAGGAAAGAGCTGCAATTCTTTCTGGATGCGAAAGTGCCGCAAGTAAAATTCGTAGATCGGACGTTTAACTGCCGCCATGAACATTCAATGGCAGTGTGGTCTTATATTAAGGAACATGATAATGGTGTGACGAATTTTCATTTTGAAATTTCAGCAGATCTTCTGAATGAAGAAGAAATTGCATTGATCAGATCAATGCGTCCGGGGTTGATTCAGCTTGAGATAGGAGTGCAGTCTACGAATCCGGAAACGATCCGGGAAATCCGCCGGACGATGAAGTTTGAAGAAGTTGCAAGAATTGTGCGGGAGTTAAATGAAAACAAAAATGTACACCAGCATCTTGACCTGATTGCAGGACTTCCGTTTGAGGATTATGAAAGTTTTGGAAAATCCTTTGATGATGTGTATGCACTCCAACCGGAGCAGCTGCAGCTTGGGTTTTTGAAGGTACTGAAAGGCTCTCATATGGAAGAAGCAAAAGACAAGTATGGACTTGTGTATAAAAATGAGCCGCCATATGAAGTGCTGTATACAAAGTGGTTGCCGTATGCAGACGTACTTAAACTAAAAGGGATAGAGGAGATGGTGGAAGTCTATTATAACAGCGGACAGTTCCAATATACATTGAAAGCTTTGGAGAAAGAATTTTCTTCTGCGTTTCAGATGTATGAATCACTGGCAGTATTTTATGAACAACATAGGCTTCATCAGATGAGTCATTCAAGAGTGACAAGATATGAGATCCTACTGGACTTTGTGAAACAGATCTGTCCTGACAAGGAAGACTTCTACAAAGAACTGCTGACATTTGATCTATATTTGAGAGAAAATGCAAAGACTCGTCCGGATTTTGCAGGAGAATCACTTGTGACGAAAGAATGGCTTCAAGAATTCTATGACAGAGAGGCAAAAGAACCGGTTTGTCTGAGAGGATATGCAGGGTATGATAAGCGTCAGATGAGAAAAATGACTCATGTGGAGAAATTTACCAGAGCTTCTGAAAATATTTGTGGAAAAGAAGAGCCGGTTTATGTACTTTTTGATTATCAGGATCGCAATCCGCTCGACCATCAGGCGGCATGTTATTTCTTGCAAAATGACGGCAAACAGTATAAAATGGCAAATAAGTAATCGGAGGTGAAAAATCCATGAACTTTTTTAATAAAAAAACGCGTAAGATGATTGCTGTTATTACATTAATTGTAATTGTGGCAATGGTATTGACAATGATTATTCCGTATTTGATGTAATTGACAGACCATATAAGGGGGACGAAGATGAAACTAGGAAAAGTGACACAGACAGTAAGAAAGAGATCTGTGTTAAAACAGTTGAAATCAAAACGTCGGGAAATTTTCCCGGAGATGACGGTGGAAGAGACATGCTGGGGGCTGAAACCGGAAGAAGGGGAATCAATACTTCTCGCGGAGGCAGCAAGATATGGAAACCAGAAAGATTTGGGAGTCTATGCGATAGCGGCGGTGGCAAATGATCTGGCAGCGCATGGGGCATCCGTGGTCGGAGTGAGTGCAAGGATCATGCTGACAGCCTATGCATATGAATCAAGGCTAAAAGCAATGGTAGCTGAGATGGAGCAGGCGGCAGAAGAGCAGGGATTCCAGATTGCGGATGTGAAAGTGGAAATCTGTCCGGTTATCTCTACAACGATTGTAAGCGTTACAGCGGCAGGGCTTGTGAAAGAGGAAGAAATGTGTCGGGTTTTTGACACGAAAGCAGGTCAGGAGCTGGTGCTGACAAAGTGGATCGGGATGGAAGGAACGCTGCGGGCGTTAGAAGAACGAAAAGAAGAACTGGAAGAGCGATTTGTTCCGGCATTTTTGAAACAGACAGAACTTTGGAAGAAGCATCTGTTTGTACAAAAAGAAGCTGAAATCGCAAGAAAGTACAAAGCATCAGCAATGCATACAATCACAGAAGAAGGGGTACTTGGTGCACTATGGGAGATGGCGGATTCTGCGGGACTTGGTATGTGCGTGGAGATGCGGGAACTTCCGATCCGGCAGGAGACTGTAGAAATATGCGAATTCTGCCATTTGAACCCTTATGAACTAACATCTGCGGGATGTCTGCTGATTGCGGCAGAAGATGGTGCGGGACTTGTGGAGGAACTTCGCAGGGCGCATATTCCGGCAGCAGTAATCGGAAGATTCACAGACGGCAATGACAGAATTTTAATGCGAGGCGAAGAAGTCAGCTATCTGGATCGTCCGGCAGCAGATGAGCTTATGAAGCTGTTTGCAGATGAGAAAGAAGCATAGACAGGAGGAATGCGAAATGGATATGAGAACACAGATTTTAAAATACATGGAGAAGAACAGTAAAGTTGATCCAAGTGAACTGGCAGTTCTGCTAGGAACAAACGAAGTAACAGTTGTAAATGAGATCGCTAAGATGGAGAAGGAAAATATTATTTGCGGTTATCATACACTGATCAATTGGGAAAAAGCCGGAACAGATTCTGTTACTGCGCTGATCGAGGTGCGGGTAACGCCGCAGCGCAACAGAGGATTTGAGCGGATTGCGGAGCGCATTTATAATTATCCGGAAGTAAATTCTGTGTATCTGATTTCCGGGGCATACGACCTTCTTGTTACGATTGAGGGAAGAACTTTAATGGAAATATCACAGTTTGTTTCTGATAAGCTCTCTCCGATTGATGAAGTGATTTCCACAGCGACACATTTTATCTTGAAAAAATACAAAGATCACGGAACAATTATGAATGTAAAAGAGAAAGAAGAAAGGATACCGGTGAGTCTGTAATGAGAAATCCATTATCAAAAGTTGTAACAGAAATAAAACCGTCCGGTATTCGTAAAT
This genomic window contains:
- a CDS encoding deoxyguanosinetriphosphate triphosphohydrolase, producing MEWKRLLSEKRCRETAGQRNHSDLRSEFEKDYHRIIGSASFRRLQDKTQVFPLDKSDFIRTRLTHSLEVSSLAKSLGQNIGEYILSQKCDETFTAQMKEDLCNIVQCAGLIHDIGNPPFGHFGEITIREWFEEHLPQMTFYGRPITEVLTEQMQQDFYHFEGNAQALRLVSKLHFLVDEYGMNLTYGLLNTIIKYPVSSLEVNPLSDHLKDKKIGYYYAEKELFEEITKETGAGKCRHPLTYILEAADDLAYKTADIEDAFVKGFVSYEILKQELGNMQMQTGFDALGTLERLYRRAEEKNLQDPAEYAVKNWLVRAQSYLIQCATEGFTQNYNKIMAGEKKTDLFEGTAGEELMELLGNLAYKKVFDTNTIYRMEVTESVIVHFLMDKFVGAIIYYDTDWKLNSIEKRLVSFISENYRNAYHCHAKGKSEEERLYLRLLLVTDYICGMTDSYAKRLYQEMNAMVS
- a CDS encoding Lrp/AsnC family transcriptional regulator, whose amino-acid sequence is MRTQILKYMEKNSKVDPSELAVLLGTNEVTVVNEIAKMEKENIICGYHTLINWEKAGTDSVTALIEVRVTPQRNRGFERIAERIYNYPEVNSVYLISGAYDLLVTIEGRTLMEISQFVSDKLSPIDEVISTATHFILKKYKDHGTIMNVKEKEERIPVSL
- a CDS encoding B12-binding domain-containing radical SAM protein, translating into MKIVLAAVNAKYIHSNLAVYSLKAYAKTFASEIEIAEYTINQQTDDILMDLYKRQPDMLCFSCYIWNLRYVEELIKEIHKILPETILWAGGPEVSYDSRNVLERLPELTGVMKGEGEKTFLELLNCYHCKEKTQDDLGDITGITFRRTDGVIVENEWREIMDLSEVPFVYEDMTLFENKIIYYESSRGCPFRCSYCLSSVDKCLRFRNLDLVRKELQFFLDAKVPQVKFVDRTFNCRHEHSMAVWSYIKEHDNGVTNFHFEISADLLNEEEIALIRSMRPGLIQLEIGVQSTNPETIREIRRTMKFEEVARIVRELNENKNVHQHLDLIAGLPFEDYESFGKSFDDVYALQPEQLQLGFLKVLKGSHMEEAKDKYGLVYKNEPPYEVLYTKWLPYADVLKLKGIEEMVEVYYNSGQFQYTLKALEKEFSSAFQMYESLAVFYEQHRLHQMSHSRVTRYEILLDFVKQICPDKEDFYKELLTFDLYLRENAKTRPDFAGESLVTKEWLQEFYDREAKEPVCLRGYAGYDKRQMRKMTHVEKFTRASENICGKEEPVYVLFDYQDRNPLDHQAACYFLQNDGKQYKMANK
- a CDS encoding 4'-phosphopantetheinyl transferase superfamily protein, translating into MIRTWLADVSVLKSEIKYQECYQELPPERKKKADRLAREQGRWQSVGAGVLLERMRRRYDPTGKALYNLSHSGAYAICSMEDDERRATKLGCDIEVVKEYRRKVAARFYTETEFHLIENCAGEEEKRELFYRFWVLKESFMKATRLGTALSPSEFEIGLEETGARLLGRPDEFPEPFFYREYEVEGVEAKIAVCADADDFAPELHIEIL
- the tadA gene encoding tRNA adenosine(34) deaminase TadA → MMKKLTDDERFMKEAIRQARKAYAIGEVPIGCVIVYEGRVIARGYNRRTIDKNTLAHAELLAIRKASRKLDDWRLEGCTMYVTLEPCQMCSGAIIQARIPKVVVGCMNPKAGCAGSILNLLDVPQFNHQAELVTGVLEEECSQMMKDFFKELREKKKAAKNEEKKCEKIEKND
- a CDS encoding M15 family metallopeptidase codes for the protein MEKQKIKLGVLGKRVHRAYKRMRPAQRRKMILNTAIVIAGIAAGILSGYLLGEGLAERKADADIKAAEKKLYRIQEQLQEVNQQLEESGAVEDAALAERMKEFEDGIPWNMTLVNAENPMQEGYVPELAEVENGYSVDARIAEDLNAMLAAARADGCQPQICSAYRSVEKQIQVFNDTVNSWISQGSSFWDAYQRTTQEVALPGTSEHGIGLAVDIVSNQYAELDAKQAETMEAQWLQEHCYEYGFILRYPPEKQSLTGIIYEPWHYRYVGREMAQKIKESGLTLEEYLGKTY